CCCACCTGAGATCTTTATTATGCTGGGCCGCCCAATCGCTGCATTGTTCCACGCTTACCAGTCCGACAACGCCAAAAGAACCCTATTCTGACCTGGACTGGGCGCGAGGGGAAATTGTCGAGTTTGAGTGCTCGGCTGCTGTACTTTTATCCCTCTCAAATGCACCATAATGTGACAATATAATCAACATTGTCAGCGGAATGAGGACGCCAAGCTGTGTAGAAGGGAGCTATCACATGCCTGCTGACATGCGGTCCCTGGGTGCGAGATCTACTCTAAACTTGTACCGTTAGATGTCGTGTCGGAAATCTGCTGTAACATCATAACAGGCCTGATGGTACAATGCTCGTGGACCAATCGAGATCCATCTCTGCAGACTCTCCATGATTGGCACCAAAATCTCCGCTTCGGGATGCGCATAGAGAAGCTGGGATGCAGCAACAACAAATCCATCTTACAAAGGCTACAAATTCTAGCGTACTAGGTTCAAAGATGGCTCGTATTGTTTTTTAATTCCCCACTAAGCAAATAGGGCTATTTTTTGTCAAAATCAAGAAGTAATGAAATAATGGCTGGATATTCAAGCTGTTGACAGTTGATAAGTTAGATGGTGGGTTCCTCAGATGCGGGGAAGCGACTCCGACCGGCGGGCAGACTTTCTCCGTCCAAGCTCCACGCCAgctccatcaccaccaatTGACCAGCTTCTCAAATGTCGTCCATTGCGCGCCCTCCCGACCCTTGCTTGGTTGCCATCGTCCTGATCGCCCGTTCTCGCGCTGGGCCTCGTTTCGTGTTCCATTACCCTCCCAAGCCCCTCACCGATAACCCTTCACGAACCCCTGCGAAACCAAGACGCACCTCACGGTCAAGAAGCAGACATAGTTCGAAAGGCAACGACTCGACTTCCAGTGACGACAGCCACTCCAGctccgacgaagatgaagacgattcTCAGAGTCAAAGTCACATTCAAACCAGCCACGTCGCAGGGGGCAACGTGAGCACTAGAAGGCCGAGCAATCTTGGAATTGATGATCTTTCCATATCATCCACAGCGGGTGGTGAAAGTCACCGACCTGGGTCTATTACTTCTTCCAAGTCGCACCTGAGAAAGCGCGGTGCCCACTCCGATGCTGAGTACGATTCTGGCGCCGGTTCTGATAGACAAGAGGATCGATCGAGAGGAGCGGAAAGCCCAAATCGTGTTCCGTTGGAATCTATACTAGGGCTCCCGGTAGATGTATGGGAGAAGCTCTTGAGTCCATCGCGCTCATGGCATAAAAGACGTTTTGAGCTCGGTATAAACGATCTTGCATTCGTCGGGTGGCCAGTTTTTGATCGTGAGGACGGAAGCTGGATGAAACAAAaacggaagaagaagaagagaaagcagCGCGCAGAGTGGGAAGGAGGGGAATTTGGACATAATGAGACAGCAGAAGACTCACAGGATGACGGTGTGGAGATGATTGCGGCATCAACGGAGACGTTGAGTCCGCACTCAACCGTTCCACCCAAATCTCAACGGGCATCCGTGGGTAGCAACCGGTCGTTAAGATTGCCCAGTGACTCTCTAGATCCCGATGACAAGGATATGATGACAATGTTCAATGTTGTCTTCGTCCTTGACCCTCCATTGCTAGAATATTCTATGCATGTTCGGGAGATATACGACAATATCATCAAGAAATTTACCAAGGCTTTAAAATGGGAACAAGCCCGGACGAACTATGTCTGGAAGGAATCCCAACATATTCTTCacatcaaggagaaggcaAAAGAGAAGAGTATGCCACCACCCCCCACAGTTTATTAATTAGCCAATGCTAACAATCGTTTTTATAGGAACCTCTCTTAATAACTTGTACTCGGACTTAGTGAACCAGTCGTCCCTTGCAAGAGCCATTTGCACTCTATTTACTAGCATATCAGCTTCGAAGATCTCCTCGCTCACATTGAGCCCGGATGTGTCAATCTCCCTACAGATTCCGCCGTTAACCTCCACACCGTATCTCCCGGGGCAGAACGACCAAGCATACCCGGGACTTTGGCTTACAACTGCAGATAGCATAAGCCCCGTCGATGAACCCATGACAGACCCAAATATCACACCTCATCAAGTATTAGCCAAGAATTTCGCCTTGCTGTTGCTAGATAATGAGGCAAGCATAATCAAAGACGTGGAAGCGGCCGGGGGAACTTTAGCTGCGCCCCTTGTTCACTATATCCGCTGCTCTAATCCAACAAAGTCATTCATCCAGACCTCGCAGTCCTCCGGTATACCCCTGCCTACCATTCAATTTCTAGCCAGTCACCTGGTCTACTGGAGAAGGGCTCGTGCAATTCCCCCGCTCCACCAACGGGATACATACTTTGTATCTCCGAACTGTGATCTCAGCAAATTGGAAGTCGCATCGGCTGCCTATAGACATGCGTTTCCCACCCTTCCCAGTCTACCGAAGATGTTATCCGCTCTTAGTGGAACACCAAGACCTTACGGAAACTTTATACCAAGTAAGGATCACAAAGCGACATATTTTGCTATATTAGCATGGCTACTCCGCGGCGGCTGGGTCACCCAACTCCGATCTTTCGCGAGAGTAAAAGTGACCCCCGAAGTAAAAATGGCCGTTGAACTGGCCATTCGGCGAGAGGAAGTGGACAAGTACCTGAGCAGGGGCAGACCTTCGTCGGCCATGTCAGACAAGGAGAAGTctgccgaggaggatgaacCTGAAGGCAGTGATATTGACGACGgttcgtcgtcttcctcgtcttcactTGCAAGCCACGGCAGCGGGGATGAAACACCCATGCCGAATCGCTACAAATCGGACACTGGATTTGATTTATCGCATTCCCTACTTGACCAAAAGGCTTCGCTGAAAACATCTTCCCTAATAATATTGCCTCACAAGGCCTCTCCCCTGGAATCCCGGTGGCTGGATGAGATTATGGCCCGATTCCCCGATCACACCACGGACGCCGTTGCCGACGGGGCACAAGGCGGTCCCGATGCAGCGGATGGCCACTCCCCGGCGCCAGTCCTTACAGGCTCGCTGAAAAATGCCTGGCCAGTCTTGGTTAAATACTTCAACGGCTACGATGCTCTAGAAAAGGTCTCCGTTCGAGAGGGTTTGAAGCGCAAAGTGGTCTCGCAGATACTGATCCGCCTAGGATTCGTAACTGGACAACCGCCTACCGAGCTGGATACTAGAGAGCAGGTTTTAGTCTCTTTCAGACACTGGTAGTGGCATTTTACCCCTCCAGGTAGGAATTCGAGAACTCGGGATTTGGATCTCGGAAAAGCCGCACGTGATACATCGGGCCTTTCGACCGCAGAAGCGTTGTCCGGTTCGAGGTTGGAGACATCCGAAGATTTCCGATGTCATTGTTACGCCGAGAACCAGCCCTAACCATCCTCAAGCGCCTCCACATTATGGACTACGCGGAATGAGTTAAAAATTTTCGTTTTGACAGATACGTATTATTGTCTATAGATTCGGTCGAGGACCAAAATTGCTCGATCTGGAGAGTTTCAGCCCCTGGGTAACTAGCCTCGGTACAGTTACAACATCAGCCCACCAGCCGTAAGGAAGCGTTAGATTATCAACGTCGGGGTCCTTATTCATGGGGCAACGGCAGGCGCCGGGAACCTTCACGGAATTAGGCGGCTGTCACGTGCTCTCTTGCAGCGGACTGCTTGGGTGCAGGAAGTTCTGTTTCAAGATTATGAAAATCTGCGTCCCATAGCATTGCCGAGTTACACCTCATGATCGAACAGTTCGTCTGTCTGCATTTGTGGCAACACTCACGAACCTGTGGACCTAAAGTCGGCTCTTTGCATTGGCGGCGCCAAGAAAACGGAGATGGCATGGTTTGGAGACGTTGGGATGGCTTCAGAACCAACtgccgcagctgcagcgcgGTGGTACGGTCAATGAAGGAGTGGCGGGCAGC
This region of Aspergillus puulaauensis MK2 DNA, chromosome 5, nearly complete sequence genomic DNA includes:
- the NPR3 gene encoding nitrogen permease regulator 3 family protein (COG:S;~EggNog:ENOG410PKKI;~InterPro:IPR005365;~PFAM:PF03666;~go_process: GO:0032007 - negative regulation of TOR signaling [Evidence IEA];~go_process: GO:0034198 - cellular response to amino acid starvation [Evidence IEA]) yields the protein MSSIARPPDPCLVAIVLIARSRAGPRFVFHYPPKPLTDNPSRTPAKPRRTSRSRSRHSSKGNDSTSSDDSHSSSDEDEDDSQSQSHIQTSHVAGGNVSTRRPSNLGIDDLSISSTAGGESHRPGSITSSKSHLRKRGAHSDAEYDSGAGSDRQEDRSRGAESPNRVPLESILGLPVDVWEKLLSPSRSWHKRRFELGINDLAFVGWPVFDREDGSWMKQKRKKKKRKQRAEWEGGEFGHNETAEDSQDDGVEMIAASTETLSPHSTVPPKSQRASVGSNRSLRLPSDSLDPDDKDMMTMFNVVFVLDPPLLEYSMHVREIYDNIIKKFTKALKWEQARTNYVWKESQHILHIKEKAKEKRTSLNNLYSDLVNQSSLARAICTLFTSISASKISSLTLSPDVSISLQIPPLTSTPYLPGQNDQAYPGLWLTTADSISPVDEPMTDPNITPHQVLAKNFALLLLDNEASIIKDVEAAGGTLAAPLVHYIRCSNPTKSFIQTSQSSGIPLPTIQFLASHLVYWRRARAIPPLHQRDTYFVSPNCDLSKLEVASAAYRHAFPTLPSLPKMLSALSGTPRPYGNFIPSKDHKATYFAILAWLLRGGWVTQLRSFARVKVTPEVKMAVELAIRREEVDKYLSRGRPSSAMSDKEKSAEEDEPEGSDIDDGSSSSSSSLASHGSGDETPMPNRYKSDTGFDLSHSLLDQKASLKTSSLIILPHKASPLESRWLDEIMARFPDHTTDAVADGAQGGPDAADGHSPAPVLTGSLKNAWPVLVKYFNGYDALEKVSVREGLKRKVVSQILIRLGFVTGQPPTELDTREQVLVSFRHW